A window of Melopsittacus undulatus isolate bMelUnd1 chromosome 2, bMelUnd1.mat.Z, whole genome shotgun sequence contains these coding sequences:
- the HMGB1 gene encoding high mobility group protein B1: MGKGDPKKPRGKMSSYAFFVQTCREEHKKKHPDASVNFSEFSKKCSERWKTMSSKEKGKFEDMAKADKLRYEKEMKNYVPPKGETKKKFKDPNAPKRPPSAFFLFCSEFRPKIKGEHPGLSIGDVAKKLGEMWNNTAADDKQPYEKKAAKLKEKYEKDIAAYRAKGKVDAGKKVVAKAEKSKKKKEEEEDEDEDEEDEDDEEEEEEEDEDDDDDE, translated from the exons ATGGGCAAAGGCGATCCTAAGAAGCCGAGAGGTAAAATGTCTTCATATGCCTTCTTTGTGCAAACCTGCCGggaggagcacaagaagaaaCATCCAGATGCTTCAGTGAACTTTTCAGAGTTCTCAAAAAAGTGCTCAGAACGGTGGAAG ACTATGTCTTCTAAGGAGAAAGGGAAGTTTGAAGATATGGCAAAGGCGGACAAGCTTcgttatgaaaaagaaatgaaaaactatGTACCACCTAAgggggaaacaaaaaagaagttcAAGGATCCAAATGCACCGAAGAGGCCTCC ttcggcttttttcttgttttgctccGAGTTTCGTCCAAAAATCAAAGGAGAACATCCTGGTCTGTCCATTGGGGATGTTGCAAAGAAACTGGGAGAGATGTGGAACAACACTGCTGCAGATGATAAACAGCCTTATGAAAAAAAGGCTGCCAAACTGAAGGAGAAGTATGAAAAG GATATTGCTGCATACCGGGCCAAAGGGAAGGTTGATGCAGGCAAAAAAGTAGTTGCCAAGGCTGAGAAGagcaagaagaagaaggaggaggaggaagatgaggatgaggatgaagaggatgaagatgatgaagaagaggaagaggaggaggatgaagatgatgatgatgatgaataA